One stretch of Streptomyces sp. NBC_00443 DNA includes these proteins:
- a CDS encoding aldehyde dehydrogenase family protein, which yields MADSTELQARGTLHAGGEWRAAVSGATREILDPADATPFAVVAEGDEKDTDLAVAAAHRAFDGGQGEWPRTPVAERAALLRRVADLLTRDREKLGLLESRDAGKTVEEGRVDIDCVADAFRYFADLVAAEAPGRVVDAGSPDLHSVVVHEPVGVCALITPWNYPLLQASWKIAPALAAGNTFVVKPSEITPLTTIALIELLVEAGLPAGVANIVTGPGHTVGARLAEHPDVDLVSFTGGLVSGTKVAQAAAPSVKKVALELGGKNPNVVFADACATDEAFDTAVDQALNAAFIHSGQVCSAGGRLIIEESVRDRFVAELARRAGRIRLGRGTADGVECGPLVSEQQRAKVEAYVDSALKEGAVLRSGGRRPEPSPERPANGYFYEPTVLDHCHREMRVVREEVFGPVLTVETFRTEDEAIALANDTEYGLAGAVWTADAGRARRVAGRLRHGTVWINDFHPYLPQAEWGGFGKSGVGRELGPAGLAEYRESKHVYQNLAPKPVRWFAG from the coding sequence ATGGCGGACAGTACGGAACTCCAGGCGCGCGGCACCCTCCACGCAGGAGGAGAGTGGCGGGCGGCCGTCTCCGGCGCGACGCGCGAGATCCTCGACCCCGCGGACGCCACGCCGTTCGCCGTGGTCGCCGAGGGCGACGAGAAGGACACCGATCTGGCGGTGGCGGCAGCCCACCGCGCCTTCGACGGCGGCCAGGGGGAGTGGCCGCGCACGCCCGTCGCCGAGCGCGCCGCCCTGCTGCGCCGCGTCGCCGACCTGCTGACGCGCGACCGCGAGAAGCTCGGCCTGCTGGAGAGCCGCGACGCCGGCAAGACCGTCGAGGAGGGCCGGGTCGACATCGACTGCGTCGCCGACGCCTTCCGCTACTTCGCCGACCTCGTCGCCGCCGAGGCCCCGGGCCGGGTCGTCGACGCGGGCTCGCCCGACCTGCACAGCGTCGTCGTCCATGAGCCGGTCGGTGTCTGCGCCCTGATCACCCCCTGGAACTACCCCCTCCTCCAGGCGAGTTGGAAGATCGCCCCGGCCCTCGCCGCCGGGAACACCTTCGTCGTCAAGCCCAGCGAGATCACCCCGCTGACGACCATCGCCCTGATCGAGCTGCTCGTCGAGGCGGGGCTGCCGGCCGGGGTCGCCAACATCGTGACCGGGCCCGGCCACACCGTCGGCGCCCGGCTCGCCGAGCACCCCGACGTCGACCTCGTCTCCTTCACCGGTGGCCTGGTCAGCGGCACGAAGGTGGCCCAGGCCGCGGCGCCCTCCGTGAAGAAGGTCGCCCTGGAACTCGGCGGCAAGAACCCCAACGTCGTCTTCGCCGACGCCTGCGCCACCGACGAGGCCTTCGACACCGCCGTCGACCAGGCCCTCAACGCCGCCTTCATCCACAGCGGCCAGGTCTGCTCGGCCGGCGGCCGCCTCATCATCGAGGAGTCCGTCAGGGACCGCTTCGTCGCCGAACTCGCCCGCAGGGCCGGCCGGATCCGGCTCGGCCGCGGCACCGCCGACGGCGTCGAGTGCGGACCGCTCGTCTCCGAGCAGCAGCGCGCCAAGGTCGAGGCGTACGTCGACTCCGCACTCAAGGAGGGCGCGGTGCTGCGCTCCGGCGGCAGGCGGCCCGAGCCGTCCCCGGAGCGCCCGGCGAACGGCTACTTCTACGAGCCGACCGTCCTCGACCACTGCCACCGCGAGATGCGCGTCGTACGCGAGGAGGTCTTCGGCCCGGTCCTCACCGTCGAGACCTTCCGCACGGAGGACGAGGCGATCGCCCTCGCCAACGACACCGAGTACGGCCTCGCCGGCGCCGTCTGGACCGCCGACGCGGGCCGCGCCCGCCGGGTCGCCGGCCGGCTGCGGCATGGCACCGTCTGGATCAACGACTTCCACCCCTACCTCCCGCAGGCGGAGTGGGGCGGCTTCGGCAAGAGCGGAGTGGGCCGCGAACTCGGCCCCGCCGGACTCGCCGAGTACCGCGAGAGCAAGCACGTCTACCAGAACCTCGCGCCGAAGCCGGTCCGCTGGTTCGCGGGCTGA